From the Xiphophorus hellerii strain 12219 chromosome 20, Xiphophorus_hellerii-4.1, whole genome shotgun sequence genome, the window CGAGCTGAGAACCAACCCCGGGAGCGACCAGTTCTGGATACCCAACAACAACGGCGGGTACCCTCATCAGATGTACCCCCAAGCCTTCGGCCTGACGCCCGAGGACGCGATGGAGGCCCTAATAGGGACCACGACGCAGCAGGGACACCCGTCTGCGCCCCACGGCCACCACCCGCAGTCCTACCAGCCGGACTACGACGGCTACGGCCCCCTGAGCGACCCCGTCCAGCACTACCCGGGACTCCCGGGTCACCCCGACATGCAGGGCATCCCGGGCAGCCACTGCCAAGACCCCTATCTGAAAGACGAAATGGGGAGCGAGTCCCCGGAGTCGCCGGAGGCCCAGCAGGTCCTCGGGGCTCACCACCAGCTCCAGCAGCCGCAGCACGGCCGCCACGACCGGCGGTCCAACGCGGAGATGCACTTCTCGGACGAGCAGCTGGTCTCCATGTCCGTCAGGGAGCTCAACCGGCTGCTGCGGGGCCTGAGCAAGGAGGAGGTGATGCGGCTGAAGCAGAAGCGCCGGACCCTGAAGAACAGGGGCTACGCGCAGTCGTGCCGCTTCAAGCGCGTGCAGCAGAAGCACATCCTGGAGCACGAGAAGACGAGCCTGGTGACGcaggtggagcagctgaagcACGAACTGAGCAGGCTGGTCCGGGAGAGGGACGCGTACAAACTTAAATGCGAGAAGCTGTCCGGTGCGAACTGCTACCACGAAACCGGCTCCACCAGCGACAACCCTTCCTCACCAGAGTATTTAATGTGAGTTagtcatttaaaacaacagcagcaacaaaattCATCCCCATCATTGACTGaaataatagtttaaaaaacaaaacaaaacaaaaaaaaaacaactaatgaaAATGAGTGGGGCGGATTGCAGTGATGCAT encodes:
- the LOC116711124 gene encoding transcription factor MafB-like, which gives rise to MDFANDFDFMKFGVKKETMQSLDRSFIGPCGQMQRPDSVSSTPGSTPCNSVPSSPNVNPNELRTNPGSDQFWIPNNNGGYPHQMYPQAFGLTPEDAMEALIGTTTQQGHPSAPHGHHPQSYQPDYDGYGPLSDPVQHYPGLPGHPDMQGIPGSHCQDPYLKDEMGSESPESPEAQQVLGAHHQLQQPQHGRHDRRSNAEMHFSDEQLVSMSVRELNRLLRGLSKEEVMRLKQKRRTLKNRGYAQSCRFKRVQQKHILEHEKTSLVTQVEQLKHELSRLVRERDAYKLKCEKLSGANCYHETGSTSDNPSSPEYLM